A genome region from Tolypothrix sp. PCC 7712 includes the following:
- a CDS encoding acetyl ornithine aminotransferase family protein: MLSIPVNLGLPRVPSLVTSLPGPHAQAIIERDRAVTSPSYTRDYPLVVARGEGCMVEDVDGNVFLDMTAGIAVTNTGHAHPEVIAAIQAQSANLLHMSGTDFYYEPMVELAEKLASRAPFPAGAKVFFTNSGAESNEGAIKLARYYTKRSQIVAFLGAFHGRTYGAMSLTASKVVQRQNFGPFVPGVTHIPYGTHASLDYLEKHLFPTMLPPQEVAAIVVEAIQGEGGYIVPEDGFLQRIREICDRYGILMVVDEVQSGMGRTGCLFAIEHWCVMPDIITTAKGIASGLPLGAILSRPELMTWPPGAHATTFGGNPVACAAGIATLKLLEGGLIANALQMGELLQTGLTQLHEKFPRLSLPRGKGLMVAVDLYNEEGNLDRNLRDRIIQEAFKRGLLLLGCGKAAIRFCPPLVIDSNQIHIALDILSDILSS; this comes from the coding sequence ATGTTGAGTATCCCTGTGAATCTTGGTTTACCCCGTGTACCAAGTTTAGTTACTTCTTTACCGGGGCCTCATGCTCAAGCAATTATAGAACGCGATCGCGCTGTAACTTCTCCTTCTTATACAAGAGATTATCCCTTGGTTGTGGCTAGGGGTGAGGGTTGTATGGTGGAGGATGTTGACGGTAATGTTTTCTTAGATATGACTGCAGGGATTGCGGTGACTAATACCGGACACGCACACCCGGAAGTGATTGCAGCTATTCAAGCACAGTCAGCAAATCTTCTACATATGTCGGGGACTGATTTTTATTATGAACCGATGGTGGAATTAGCCGAAAAATTAGCTAGTCGCGCCCCTTTTCCCGCAGGTGCTAAGGTATTTTTTACCAATTCCGGGGCGGAATCGAATGAAGGAGCAATTAAACTAGCTCGATATTACACCAAGCGATCGCAAATCGTGGCATTTTTAGGCGCATTCCACGGACGGACTTATGGTGCAATGTCTCTGACTGCTTCTAAAGTAGTGCAAAGACAGAATTTTGGCCCCTTTGTACCCGGTGTCACTCATATTCCCTACGGTACTCACGCCAGCTTAGATTATTTAGAAAAACATTTATTCCCGACGATGTTACCACCCCAGGAGGTAGCAGCAATTGTTGTGGAAGCGATACAAGGAGAAGGTGGTTACATCGTACCCGAAGATGGTTTTTTACAAAGAATTCGGGAAATATGCGATCGCTATGGCATCCTGATGGTAGTTGATGAAGTGCAATCGGGGATGGGGCGCACCGGATGCTTATTTGCCATTGAGCATTGGTGTGTGATGCCTGATATTATTACCACAGCCAAAGGTATCGCTAGCGGTTTACCTTTAGGTGCAATTCTCTCTCGTCCAGAATTAATGACTTGGCCTCCAGGGGCCCATGCTACAACATTTGGTGGAAATCCCGTAGCTTGCGCGGCTGGGATTGCAACACTCAAACTATTAGAAGGTGGTTTAATTGCTAACGCCTTGCAAATGGGAGAGTTATTGCAAACAGGTTTAACTCAATTACATGAAAAATTTCCCCGCCTATCGTTACCACGGGGTAAAGGTTTAATGGTAGCGGTGGATTTATACAATGAAGAAGGTAATCTTGATCGTAATCTGCGCGATCGCATAATTCAAGAAGCTTTCAAACGAGGTTTATTATTGCTTGGTTGTGGTAAAGCCGCAATTCGTTTTTGCCCACCTTTAGTTATCGATAGCAATCAAATTCATATTGCTTTAGATATTCTCTCAGATATCTTAAGTTCCTAA